In Malania oleifera isolate guangnan ecotype guangnan chromosome 8, ASM2987363v1, whole genome shotgun sequence, a single window of DNA contains:
- the LOC131162968 gene encoding cyclin-dependent kinase B2-1 has protein sequence MEKSSAMDAFEKLEKVGEGTYGKVYRAREKATGKIVALKKTRLHEDDEGVPPTTLREVSLLRMLSRDPHVVRLMDVKQGQNKEGKTVLYLVFEYMETDLKKFIRSFRQTGDTIPAKTVKSLMYQLCKGVAFCHGHGVLHRDLKPHNLLMDKKTMMLKIADLGLARAFTLPIKKYTHEILTLWYRAPEVLLGATHYSTAVDMWSVGCIFAELVTKQALFPGDSELQQLLHIFRLLGTPNEEVWPGVSKLLNWHEYPQWKPQTLSSAVPNLEAAGLDLLAKMLQYEPSKRISAKKAMDHPYFDDLNKAHL, from the exons atggagaaaTCGTCGGCGATGGATGCATTTGAGAAGCTAGAGAAGGTGGGAGAAGGAACCTACGGGAAGGTTTACAGAGCAAGAGAGAAGGCGACGGGGAAGATCGTGGCCCTGAAGAAGACCCGCCTCCACGAGGACGACGAAGGCGTCCCTCCCACCACTCTCCGCGAGGTCTCCTTGTTGCGGATGTTATCTAGGGATCCCCATGTCGTTAG ATTGATGGATGTCAAACAAGGTCAAAACAAAGAAGGGAAGACAGTTCTCTACCTGGTCTTTGAGTACATGGAAACTGATCTGAAGAAGTTCATTCGAAGCTTTCGCCAGACAGGAGACACAATACCTGCTAAAACCGTTAAG AGCTTGATGTACCAACTTTGCAAAGGTGTTGCTTTCTGCCATGGTCATGGAGTATTACACAG GGACCTTAAGCCTCACAACCTTCTGATGGATAAAAAAACAATGATGCTCAAAATAGCTGATCTTGGACTTGCTCGTGCATTTACTCTTCCCATCAAGAAGTATACTCACGAG ATACTGACCCTGTGGTATAGAGCTCCTGAAGTCCTTTTGGGTGCTACACATTACTCAACTGCAGTAGATATGTGGTCTGTGGGCTGTATATTTG CCGAACTGGTTACCAAGCAAGCACTTTTTCCTGGAGATTCAGAATTGCAGCAGCTTCTGCACATTTTCAG ATTATTGGGTACCCCAAATGAGGAAGTGTGGCCAGGGGTAAGCAAGCTGCTCAATTGGCATGAGTATCCCCAGTGGAAACCTCAAACTCTGTCATCTGCTGTTCCTAATTTGGAAGCGGCTGGACTTGATCTGCTAGCG AAAATGCTGCAATATGAACCCTCGAAGAGGATCTCCGCAAAAAAGGCCATGGACCACCCTTACTTTGATGATCTGAACAAGGCTCATCTTTAG
- the LOC131162969 gene encoding protein FAR1-RELATED SEQUENCE 5-like isoform X1, producing the protein MDLDPLNVGKEVLEFDAGTAPSGEEDDDDDDAALDSHRPGHSDDSADETETVALNFDPNLEPYEGMEFDSEQAARIFYNSYARRTGFGTRVSVYQRSRRDGSIVCRQIVCSREGFRREGAANLSKRRRTVTRVGCKAQITVKKQASGKWAVSKLVKEHNHELLPSDKVHCLRSHRYVSGPARSLIDTLQAAGMGPSGVMSVLIKESGGVNNVGFTKVDCQNYMSSSRQRTLGIGGRVIFEYLTRMQAEDSGFYYAIQDDSSAGNVFWVEGNCRMNYRYFGDTVTFDTTYRMNRYRVPFAPFTGWNHHGQPMLFGCALLLNESESSFKWVFQNWLAAMSGRHPVSITTDQDRIIRAAVAQVFPETRHRFCKWNVFREAQERLSHVNQSYPNFEAEFQRCINVTETINEYESCWKALVERYNLGDNEWLQSMYDAREHWVPVYLRGTFFGEMSITQESDNINAFFDGYVNASTNVQALVKQYEKAIATRHEKEVMADYDTINTAPVLKTPSPMEKQAAKHFTKRIFMKFQEELVETLAYPATLIDDTGSETVYSVAKFGEDHKVCIVRFNVFEKKASCSCQMFEFSGIICRHILAVFRVANILTLPAHYILKRWTRNAKSGDVLDEHMLGLTSGCQESSTGRYDNLRLEAIKYVEEGAESIHVYNVAMDALREAAKKVAAAKKHSHKVKRYTPDEGSCKKEGLREDRSDQLWLCPMQDQDKKIRELTNELENASQRCEAYRATLLAVLKDMEEQKLKISVKVQNARLNLKD; encoded by the exons ATGGACTTGGACCCCCTCAACGTCGGGAAGGAGGTGTTGGAGTTCGACGCGGGTACTGCACCCTCCGGCGAAGAagacgacgacgacgacgacgcCGCCCTCGATTCTCACCGCCCTGGCCACTCCGACGACTCCGCCGACGAAACTGAAACGGTCGCTTTAAACTTCGACCCAAACCTCGAACCCTATGAGGGAATGGAGTTCGACTCCGAACAAGCCGCCCGAATCTTCTACAACTCCTACGCCCGCCGCACCGGCTTCGGCACCCGCGTCAGTGTGTACCAGCGCTCGCGCCGAGACGGGTCCATCGTCTGCCGCCAGATCGTATGCTCCCGCGAGGGCTTCCGCCGCGAGGGCGCCGCGAACTTGTCCAAGCGCCGCCGCACCGTCACCAGAGTCGGCTGCAAAGCCCAGATAACGGTGAAAAAACAGGCTTCCGGCAAATGGGCCGTGTCCAAACTCGTCAAGGAACACAACCACGAGCTCCTGCCATCGGATAAAGTCCACTGCCTCCGATCCCACAGGTACGTCTCCGGCCCTGCCCGGAGCCTGATTGATACTCTTCAGGCCGCCGGGATGGGTCCAAGTGGAGTAATGTCTGTTTTGATTAAGGAGTCTGGAGGTGTTAACAATGTGGGGTTTACTAAGGTTGATTGCCAGAATTACATGAGCAGTAGTAGGCAGAGGACTCTAGGCATTGGGGGTCGGGTTATTTTCGAGTACTTGACCCGAATGCAGGCAGAGGATTCAGGTTTCTATTACGCCATTCAGGATGATAGTTCGGCAGGGAATGTGTTTTGGGTTGAGGGGAATTGTAGGATGAACTATAGGTACTTTGGGGACACAGTCACTTTTGATACAACCTATAGAATGAATCGGTATAGGGTTCCATTTGCCCCATTTACTGGGTGGAACCACCATGGGCAGCCGATGCTGTTTGGCTGTGCATTGTTGCTCAATGAATCTGAGTCCTCGTTTAAGTGGGTATTCCAGAATTGGCTTGCTGCTATGTCAGGTCGACATCCGGTATCGATTACCACTGATCAGGATAGGATCATACGGGCAGCTGTTGCACAGGTGTTCCCGGAAACACGGCACCGTTTTTGTAAGTGGAATGTGTTTAGAGAAGCCCAGGAGAGGTTGTCCCATGTAAATCAATCGTACCCCAATTTTGAAGCAGAATTTCAGAGGTGTATAAATGTAACTGAGACAATCAATGAGTATGAGTCATGCTGGAAGGCACTTGTTGAAAGGTACAATCTTGGAGATAATGAATGGCTTCAGTCAATGTATGATGCTCGTGAGCACTGGGTGCCCGTTTATCTCCGTGGTACTTTTTTTGGGGAGATGTCTATAACACAAGAAAGTGATAATATAAATGCATTCTTTGATGGGTATGTGAATGCATCCACAAATGTCCAGGCGCTGGTTAAGCAATATGAGAAAGCTATTGCAACTCGGCATGAGAAGGAAGTAATGGCAGATTATGACACTATTAACACTGCACCCGTTTTAAAAACACCATCACCTATGGAAAAACAAGCAGCAAAACATTTTACAAAGAGGATATTCATGAAATTTCAAGAGGAATTAGTCGAGACCCTTGCTTACCCCGCCACTCTAATTGATGATACTGGATCAGAAACAGTGTACAGTGTGGCAAAATTTGGGGAAGATCACAAAGTATGCATTGTGAGGTTCAATGTTTTTGAAAAGAAGGCTAGTTGTAGCTGCCAAATGTTTGAGTTTTCGGGTATAATTTGTAGACACATATTAGCAGTTTTTAGAGTAGCAAACATTCTTACACTTCCTGCTCATTATATCTTGAAACGGTGGACAAGAAATGCCAAAAGTGGTGATGTGTTGGACGAGCACATGCTTGGACTGACAAGTGGTTGTCAAGAATCCTCCACTGGTCGCTATGATAATCTACGCCTAGAAGCCATCAAATATGTAGAAGAAGGGGCAGAATCAATTCACGTTTATAATGTGGCGATGGATGCTCTTCGAGAGGCTGCAAAAAAGGTTGCTGCAGCAAAGAAGCATAGTCATAAAGTCAAACGGTATACCCCTGATGAGGGAAGTTGTAAAAAAGAAGGCTTAAGGGAAGATAGATCTGACCAGCTATGGCTCTGCCCAATG CAGGATCAAGATAAGAAGATTCGGGAATTGACCAATGAATTGGAAAATGCAAGTCAGCGATGTGAAGCATATCGGGCAACTTTGCTGGCTGTTTTGAAAGATATGGAAGAACAGAAGTTAAAGATATCTGTTAAGGTACAGAATGCAAGGCTCAATCTAAAAGATTGA
- the LOC131162969 gene encoding protein FAR1-RELATED SEQUENCE 5-like isoform X2: MDLDPLNVGKEVLEFDAGTAPSGEEDDDDDDAALDSHRPGHSDDSADETETVALNFDPNLEPYEGMEFDSEQAARIFYNSYARRTGFGTRVSVYQRSRRDGSIVCRQIVCSREGFRREGAANLSKRRRTVTRVGCKAQITVKKQASGKWAVSKLVKEHNHELLPSDKVHCLRSHRYVSGPARSLIDTLQAAGMGPSGVMSVLIKESGGVNNVGFTKVDCQNYMSSSRQRTLGIGGRVIFEYLTRMQAEDSGFYYAIQDDSSAGNVFWVEGNCRMNYRYFGDTVTFDTTYRMNRYRVPFAPFTGWNHHGQPMLFGCALLLNESESSFKWVFQNWLAAMSGRHPVSITTDQDRIIRAAVAQVFPETRHRFCKWNVFREAQERLSHVNQSYPNFEAEFQRCINVTETINEYESCWKALVERYNLGDNEWLQSMYDAREHWVPVYLRGTFFGEMSITQESDNINAFFDGYVNASTNVQALVKQYEKAIATRHEKEVMADYDTINTAPVLKTPSPMEKQAAKHFTKRIFMKFQEELVETLAYPATLIDDTGSETVYSVAKFGEDHKVCIVRFNVFEKKASCSCQMFEFSGIICRHILAVFRVANILTLPAHYILKRWTRNAKSGDVLDEHMLGLTSGCQESSTGRYDNLRLEAIKYVEEGAESIHVYNVAMDALREAAKKVAAAKKHSHKVKRYTPDEGSCKKEGLREDRSDQLWLCPMDQDKKIRELTNELENASQRCEAYRATLLAVLKDMEEQKLKISVKVQNARLNLKD; encoded by the exons ATGGACTTGGACCCCCTCAACGTCGGGAAGGAGGTGTTGGAGTTCGACGCGGGTACTGCACCCTCCGGCGAAGAagacgacgacgacgacgacgcCGCCCTCGATTCTCACCGCCCTGGCCACTCCGACGACTCCGCCGACGAAACTGAAACGGTCGCTTTAAACTTCGACCCAAACCTCGAACCCTATGAGGGAATGGAGTTCGACTCCGAACAAGCCGCCCGAATCTTCTACAACTCCTACGCCCGCCGCACCGGCTTCGGCACCCGCGTCAGTGTGTACCAGCGCTCGCGCCGAGACGGGTCCATCGTCTGCCGCCAGATCGTATGCTCCCGCGAGGGCTTCCGCCGCGAGGGCGCCGCGAACTTGTCCAAGCGCCGCCGCACCGTCACCAGAGTCGGCTGCAAAGCCCAGATAACGGTGAAAAAACAGGCTTCCGGCAAATGGGCCGTGTCCAAACTCGTCAAGGAACACAACCACGAGCTCCTGCCATCGGATAAAGTCCACTGCCTCCGATCCCACAGGTACGTCTCCGGCCCTGCCCGGAGCCTGATTGATACTCTTCAGGCCGCCGGGATGGGTCCAAGTGGAGTAATGTCTGTTTTGATTAAGGAGTCTGGAGGTGTTAACAATGTGGGGTTTACTAAGGTTGATTGCCAGAATTACATGAGCAGTAGTAGGCAGAGGACTCTAGGCATTGGGGGTCGGGTTATTTTCGAGTACTTGACCCGAATGCAGGCAGAGGATTCAGGTTTCTATTACGCCATTCAGGATGATAGTTCGGCAGGGAATGTGTTTTGGGTTGAGGGGAATTGTAGGATGAACTATAGGTACTTTGGGGACACAGTCACTTTTGATACAACCTATAGAATGAATCGGTATAGGGTTCCATTTGCCCCATTTACTGGGTGGAACCACCATGGGCAGCCGATGCTGTTTGGCTGTGCATTGTTGCTCAATGAATCTGAGTCCTCGTTTAAGTGGGTATTCCAGAATTGGCTTGCTGCTATGTCAGGTCGACATCCGGTATCGATTACCACTGATCAGGATAGGATCATACGGGCAGCTGTTGCACAGGTGTTCCCGGAAACACGGCACCGTTTTTGTAAGTGGAATGTGTTTAGAGAAGCCCAGGAGAGGTTGTCCCATGTAAATCAATCGTACCCCAATTTTGAAGCAGAATTTCAGAGGTGTATAAATGTAACTGAGACAATCAATGAGTATGAGTCATGCTGGAAGGCACTTGTTGAAAGGTACAATCTTGGAGATAATGAATGGCTTCAGTCAATGTATGATGCTCGTGAGCACTGGGTGCCCGTTTATCTCCGTGGTACTTTTTTTGGGGAGATGTCTATAACACAAGAAAGTGATAATATAAATGCATTCTTTGATGGGTATGTGAATGCATCCACAAATGTCCAGGCGCTGGTTAAGCAATATGAGAAAGCTATTGCAACTCGGCATGAGAAGGAAGTAATGGCAGATTATGACACTATTAACACTGCACCCGTTTTAAAAACACCATCACCTATGGAAAAACAAGCAGCAAAACATTTTACAAAGAGGATATTCATGAAATTTCAAGAGGAATTAGTCGAGACCCTTGCTTACCCCGCCACTCTAATTGATGATACTGGATCAGAAACAGTGTACAGTGTGGCAAAATTTGGGGAAGATCACAAAGTATGCATTGTGAGGTTCAATGTTTTTGAAAAGAAGGCTAGTTGTAGCTGCCAAATGTTTGAGTTTTCGGGTATAATTTGTAGACACATATTAGCAGTTTTTAGAGTAGCAAACATTCTTACACTTCCTGCTCATTATATCTTGAAACGGTGGACAAGAAATGCCAAAAGTGGTGATGTGTTGGACGAGCACATGCTTGGACTGACAAGTGGTTGTCAAGAATCCTCCACTGGTCGCTATGATAATCTACGCCTAGAAGCCATCAAATATGTAGAAGAAGGGGCAGAATCAATTCACGTTTATAATGTGGCGATGGATGCTCTTCGAGAGGCTGCAAAAAAGGTTGCTGCAGCAAAGAAGCATAGTCATAAAGTCAAACGGTATACCCCTGATGAGGGAAGTTGTAAAAAAGAAGGCTTAAGGGAAGATAGATCTGACCAGCTATGGCTCTGCCCAATG GATCAAGATAAGAAGATTCGGGAATTGACCAATGAATTGGAAAATGCAAGTCAGCGATGTGAAGCATATCGGGCAACTTTGCTGGCTGTTTTGAAAGATATGGAAGAACAGAAGTTAAAGATATCTGTTAAGGTACAGAATGCAAGGCTCAATCTAAAAGATTGA
- the LOC131162969 gene encoding protein FAR1-RELATED SEQUENCE 5-like isoform X3 — MDLDPLNVGKEVLEFDAGTAPSGEEDDDDDDAALDSHRPGHSDDSADETETVALNFDPNLEPYEGMEFDSEQAARIFYNSYARRTGFGTRVSVYQRSRRDGSIVCRQIVCSREGFRREGAANLSKRRRTVTRVGCKAQITVKKQASGKWAVSKLVKEHNHELLPSDKVHCLRSHRYVSGPARSLIDTLQAAGMGPSGVMSVLIKESGGVNNVGFTKVDCQNYMSSSRQRTLGIGGRVIFEYLTRMQAEDSGFYYAIQDDSSAGNVFWVEGNCRMNYRYFGDTVTFDTTYRMNRYRVPFAPFTGWNHHGQPMLFGCALLLNESESSFKWVFQNWLAAMSGRHPVSITTDQDRIIRAAVAQVFPETRHRFCKWNVFREAQERLSHVNQSYPNFEAEFQRCINVTETINEYESCWKALVERYNLGDNEWLQSMYDAREHWVPVYLRGTFFGEMSITQESDNINAFFDGYVNASTNVQALVKQYEKAIATRHEKEVMADYDTINTAPVLKTPSPMEKQAAKHFTKRIFMKFQEELVETLAYPATLIDDTGSETVYSVAKFGEDHKVCIVRFNVFEKKASCSCQMFEFSGIICRHILAVFRVANILTLPAHYILKRWTRNAKSGDVLDEHMLGLTSGCQESSTGRYDNLRLEAIKYVEEGAESIHVYNVAMDALREAAKKVAAAKKHSHKVKRYTPDEGSCKKEGLREDRSDQLWLCPMPLLPFPPSRSRIKIRRFGN; from the exons ATGGACTTGGACCCCCTCAACGTCGGGAAGGAGGTGTTGGAGTTCGACGCGGGTACTGCACCCTCCGGCGAAGAagacgacgacgacgacgacgcCGCCCTCGATTCTCACCGCCCTGGCCACTCCGACGACTCCGCCGACGAAACTGAAACGGTCGCTTTAAACTTCGACCCAAACCTCGAACCCTATGAGGGAATGGAGTTCGACTCCGAACAAGCCGCCCGAATCTTCTACAACTCCTACGCCCGCCGCACCGGCTTCGGCACCCGCGTCAGTGTGTACCAGCGCTCGCGCCGAGACGGGTCCATCGTCTGCCGCCAGATCGTATGCTCCCGCGAGGGCTTCCGCCGCGAGGGCGCCGCGAACTTGTCCAAGCGCCGCCGCACCGTCACCAGAGTCGGCTGCAAAGCCCAGATAACGGTGAAAAAACAGGCTTCCGGCAAATGGGCCGTGTCCAAACTCGTCAAGGAACACAACCACGAGCTCCTGCCATCGGATAAAGTCCACTGCCTCCGATCCCACAGGTACGTCTCCGGCCCTGCCCGGAGCCTGATTGATACTCTTCAGGCCGCCGGGATGGGTCCAAGTGGAGTAATGTCTGTTTTGATTAAGGAGTCTGGAGGTGTTAACAATGTGGGGTTTACTAAGGTTGATTGCCAGAATTACATGAGCAGTAGTAGGCAGAGGACTCTAGGCATTGGGGGTCGGGTTATTTTCGAGTACTTGACCCGAATGCAGGCAGAGGATTCAGGTTTCTATTACGCCATTCAGGATGATAGTTCGGCAGGGAATGTGTTTTGGGTTGAGGGGAATTGTAGGATGAACTATAGGTACTTTGGGGACACAGTCACTTTTGATACAACCTATAGAATGAATCGGTATAGGGTTCCATTTGCCCCATTTACTGGGTGGAACCACCATGGGCAGCCGATGCTGTTTGGCTGTGCATTGTTGCTCAATGAATCTGAGTCCTCGTTTAAGTGGGTATTCCAGAATTGGCTTGCTGCTATGTCAGGTCGACATCCGGTATCGATTACCACTGATCAGGATAGGATCATACGGGCAGCTGTTGCACAGGTGTTCCCGGAAACACGGCACCGTTTTTGTAAGTGGAATGTGTTTAGAGAAGCCCAGGAGAGGTTGTCCCATGTAAATCAATCGTACCCCAATTTTGAAGCAGAATTTCAGAGGTGTATAAATGTAACTGAGACAATCAATGAGTATGAGTCATGCTGGAAGGCACTTGTTGAAAGGTACAATCTTGGAGATAATGAATGGCTTCAGTCAATGTATGATGCTCGTGAGCACTGGGTGCCCGTTTATCTCCGTGGTACTTTTTTTGGGGAGATGTCTATAACACAAGAAAGTGATAATATAAATGCATTCTTTGATGGGTATGTGAATGCATCCACAAATGTCCAGGCGCTGGTTAAGCAATATGAGAAAGCTATTGCAACTCGGCATGAGAAGGAAGTAATGGCAGATTATGACACTATTAACACTGCACCCGTTTTAAAAACACCATCACCTATGGAAAAACAAGCAGCAAAACATTTTACAAAGAGGATATTCATGAAATTTCAAGAGGAATTAGTCGAGACCCTTGCTTACCCCGCCACTCTAATTGATGATACTGGATCAGAAACAGTGTACAGTGTGGCAAAATTTGGGGAAGATCACAAAGTATGCATTGTGAGGTTCAATGTTTTTGAAAAGAAGGCTAGTTGTAGCTGCCAAATGTTTGAGTTTTCGGGTATAATTTGTAGACACATATTAGCAGTTTTTAGAGTAGCAAACATTCTTACACTTCCTGCTCATTATATCTTGAAACGGTGGACAAGAAATGCCAAAAGTGGTGATGTGTTGGACGAGCACATGCTTGGACTGACAAGTGGTTGTCAAGAATCCTCCACTGGTCGCTATGATAATCTACGCCTAGAAGCCATCAAATATGTAGAAGAAGGGGCAGAATCAATTCACGTTTATAATGTGGCGATGGATGCTCTTCGAGAGGCTGCAAAAAAGGTTGCTGCAGCAAAGAAGCATAGTCATAAAGTCAAACGGTATACCCCTGATGAGGGAAGTTGTAAAAAAGAAGGCTTAAGGGAAGATAGATCTGACCAGCTATGGCTCTGCCCAATG CCTTTGCTTCCTTTTCCCCCTTCCCGCAGCAGGATCAAGATAAGAAGATTCGGGAATTGA
- the LOC131162970 gene encoding mogroside IE synthase-like, with amino-acid sequence MEKERAYKAHVVAFPVHGQGHMNPMLQFCKRLASKGLKITVATTLSNTKSIQAASGSFTLEPIYDDCSEGGIVGPGGYKGFVERFKANGSQSLTELIKKLENSKYPVKGLIYDANLSWALDIARQLGLVGVAFFTQSCAAVASYYPMYYELLDEPLPVPPFSMPGLPKLGIPDLPSFGPDMGRFPPIIMYLLKQFDGIEKADWILFNSYDKLEEEVVKWMANLWPVMTIGPTVPSIYLDKRVKDDENYGFNLYKPNNDACIKWLNTKETGSVVYVSFGSAASLNAEQMTEMACALKHNNNNFLWVVKATEERMLPSNFVEETAGKGLVVTWCPQLEVLAHQAIGCFISHCGWNSTVEALSFGVPVVGMPQFLDQMVNAYFLEQVWGVGVKPSADEKGFVTGEEINRCIQEVINGERGQEIKSNAIRWKQLAKEAVDEGGSSDKHTDEIIARVVSS; translated from the exons ATGGAAAAGGAGAGAGCCTACAAGGCCCATGTTGTGGCTTTTCCAGTTCATGGACAGGGTCACATGAACCCAATGCTCCAATTCTGCAAACGGTTGGCTTCAAAGGGACTCAAAATCACAGTAGCTACTACACTCTCCAACACCAAGAGCATTCAAGCTGCATCTGGATCATTTACGCTTGAGCCAATTTATGATGACTGCAGTGAAGGGGGTATAGTTGGACCGGGAGGATATAAGGGCTTTGTTGAGAGGTTCAAAGCCAATGGTTCACAAAGCTTAACCGAACTCATAAAAAAACTAGAGAACTCTAAGTACCCTGTGAAGGGCCTCATATATGATGCAAATTTATCTTGGGCTCTCGACATAGCCAGGCAGCTGGGCTTAGTTGGAGTTGCATTTTTCACACAGTCATGTGCTGCTGTTGCTAGCTACTACCCGATGTATTATGAACTGTTGGATGAACCATTGCCAGTGCCTCCATTCTCAATGCCTGGACTGCCAAAACTTGGAATCCCAGACTTGCCTTCATTTGGTCCTGATATGGGACGTTTTCCCCCTATAATCATGTATCTATTGAAACAATTCGATGGCATCGAGAAAGCAGATTGGATCCTTTTCAACTCATATGATAAGTTGGAAGAAGAG GTGGTGAAATGGATGGCAAATCTCTGGCCTGTTATGACAATTGGACCAACTGTACCATCCATTTACCTTGACAAGAGGGTGAAAGATGACGAAAATTACGGTTTCAATCTTTATAAGCCAAACAATGATGCGTGCATAAAGTGGCTAAACACGAAGGAAACTGGATCTGTGGTGTATGTTTCATTTGGGAGCGCTGCAAGTTTGAATGCAGAGCAGATGACCGAAATGGCATGTGCTTTGAAGCACAATAACAACAACTTCTTGTGGGTAGTGAAGGCAACTGAAGAAAGAATGCTTCCCAGCAATTTTGTGGAGGAGACTGCAGGAAAGGGACTAGTTGTGACTTGGTGCCCCCAGTTGGAAGTATTGGCCCATCAGGCAATCGGGTGCTTCATATCACACTGTGGGTGGAATTCCACGGTAGAGGCGTTGAGTTTTGGAGTGCCTGTGGTTGGAATGCCTCAGTTTCTAGACCAAATGGTTAATGCATATTTTCTAGAGCAAGTTTGGGGTGTGGGAGTTAAACCCAGTGCAGATGAGAAAGGTTTTGTTACTGGTGAAGAAATCAACAGGTGTATCCAGGAAGTTATAAACGGAGAGAGAGGACAAGAGATTAAGAGCAATGCCATTCGGTGGAAGCAATTGGCTAAGGAGGCAGTGGATGAGGGTGGAAGTTCAGATAAGCATACTGATGAAATCATTGCTAGAGTTGTGTCCTCCTAA
- the LOC131162889 gene encoding uncharacterized mitochondrial protein AtMg00810-like → MSPSTKLSAFDSTSVEGPSLYRSVVGNLQYLLFTRPDLSFSVNRVCQFMHAPCLSHWQSVKRILCYLKHTLHYGLFITPSPTPFLAAYTDADRAGCPDDRKSNGGYCVFYGKNLVLWSSKKQSSIARSSMEAEYKALAHATSELLWLQ, encoded by the coding sequence ATGTCACCTTCCACTAAGTTGTCTGCTTTTGATTCCACCTCTGTGGAAGGTCCTTCTTTATATCGAAGTGTAGTGGGCAATTTGCAATACTTGCTATTTACCAGACCAGATCTTTCCTTTTCTGTCAACCGGGTTTGTCAATTTATGCATGCCCCATGCTTATCCCATTGGCAAAGTGTTAAGCGTATTTTATGCTACCTAAAGCATACACTTCACTATGGTCTATTTATCACACCTTCTCCCACTCCATTTTTGGCTGCCTACACCGATGCAGACAGGGCAGGATGCCCAGATGACAGGAAATCAAATGGTGGCTATTGTGTCTTTTATGGCAAGAACTTGGTTTTGTGGAGCTCAAAGAAACAATCCAGTATAGCCAGATCTAGTATGGAGGCAGAATATAAGGCCCTTGCCCATGCAACCTCTGAATTGTTGTGGCTGCAATGA